From Piliocolobus tephrosceles isolate RC106 chromosome 16, ASM277652v3, whole genome shotgun sequence, the proteins below share one genomic window:
- the ASPSCR1 gene encoding tether containing UBX domain for GLUT4 isoform X3, with translation MKGCDPVDKTPGSLGSSVSSVSAGQAAASTLLPLESGELSRGDLSRWEDADTSGPCCEDTQEKQSTRAPAPAPFVPFSGGGQRLGGPPGPTRPLTSSSVTLPKSLSSPGVPSKPKKSKSGQDPQQEQEQEQEREPEPPVDLEPVDREPVDLEPVDREPVVCHPDLEERLQAWPAELPDEFFELTVDDVRRRLAQLKSERKRLEEAPLVTKAFREAQIKEKLERYPKVALRVLFPDRYVLQGFFRPSETVGDLRDFVRSHLGNPELSFYLFITPPKTVLDDHTRTLFQLINIGFGRCLGMEEDQCPGLQPTLPLGGPLRALGCCCPVPGDTWLPRQPPSPAVRQLGSSLGASRGGVPGDVPACLPSELAGLREGSLPPWQANLFPAALVHFGAKEPAGVYLEPGLLEHAISLSAADMLVARCMSRVAGSPSPSPAPDPACESEPTAEAGALGPPEPIPGTAQPVKRSLGKVPKWLKLPGTAAGWKAGCCGPVEGGGPGAVAGPLG, from the exons ATGAAGGGCTGCGACCCTGTGGACAAGACTCCAGGAAGCCTGGGCTCGTCGGTGTCGTCCGTGTCGGCTGGCCAGGCGGCCGCCAGCACTTTACTTCCCTTGGAGTCTGGGGAGCTCAGCCGTGGCGACCTGAGCCGTTGGGAGGACGCGGACACCTCAGGGCCCTGCTGCGAGGACACTCAGGAGAAGCAGAGCACGAGGGCGCCCGCACCTGCCCCCTTTGTTCCTTTCTCAGGCGGGGGACAGAGACTGGGGGGCCCTCCTGGGCCCACAAGGCCTCTGACATCATCTTCAGTCACGTTGCCGAAGTCCCTCTCCAGCCCTGGAGTCCCCTCCAAGCCAAAGAAGTCCAAGTCGGGCCAGGATCcccagcaggagcaggagcaggagcaggagcggGAGCCGGAGCCG CCCGTGGACCTGGAGCCCGTGGACCGGGAGCCTGTGGACCTGGAGCCCGTGGACCGGGAGCCTGTGGTGTGCCACCCTGACCTGGAGGAGCGGCTGCAGGCCTGGCCAGCGGAGCTGCCCGACGAGTTCTTTGAGCTGACGGTGGACGACGTGAGAAGGCGCTTGGCCCAGCTCAAGAGTGAGCG GAAGCGCCTGGAAGAAGCACCCTTGGTGACCAAGGCCTTCAGGGAGGCGCAGATAAAGGAGAAGCTGGAGCGCTACCCAAAG GTggctctgagggttctgttcccCGACCGCTACGTCCTACAGGGCTTCTTCCGCCCCAGCGAGACAG TGGGGGACTTGCGAGACTTCGTGAGGAGCCACCTGGGGAACCCCGAGCTGTCGTTTTACCTGT TCATCACCCCTCCAAAAACAGTCCTGGACGACCACACGCGGACCCTCTTTCAG TTGATCAACATTGGATTTGGAAGATGCCTTGGGATGGAGGAGGACCAGTGCCCAGGCCTGCAGCCCACCCTCCCACTGGGAGGCCCCCTAAGAGCCCTGGGATGCTGCTGCCCTGTTCCTGGGGATACGTGGCTTCCCCGCCAGCCACCATCTCCTGCCGTCCGTCAGCTCGGCTCTAGTCTGGGGGCCTCTCGGGGTGGCGTCCCTGGTGacgttcctgcctgcctgccGTCAGAGCTGGCGGGGCTGAGGGAGGGCAGCCTGCCTCCCTGGCAG GCAAACCTCTTCCCGGCCGCTCTGGTACACTTCGGAGCCAAGGAGCCGGCAG GTGTCTACCTGGAGCCTGGCCTGCTGGAGCACGCCATCTCCCTATCTGCAGCTGACATGCTGGTGGCCAG GTGCATGTCCAGGGTCGCCGGGTCCCCTTCCCCATCGCCAGCCCCTGACCCTGCATGTGAGTCTGAACCAACTGCTGAGGCGGGGGCACTGGGTCCCCCCGAGCCCATCCCAGGGACGGCCCAGCCTGTGAAGAGGAGCCTGGGCAAGGTGCCCAAGTGGCTGAAGCTTCCGGGTACTGCGGCCGGGTGGAAGGCAGGGTGCTGTGGCCCGGTGGAGGGTGgggggccgggtgctgtggcagGGCCATTGGGCTGA
- the ASPSCR1 gene encoding tether containing UBX domain for GLUT4 isoform X5 — protein MKGCDPVDKTPGSLGSSVSSVSAGQAAASTLLPLESGELSRGDLSRWEDADTSGPCCEDTQEKQSTRAPAPAPFVPFSGGGQRLGGPPGPTRPLTSSSVTLPKSLSSPGVPSKPKKSKSGQDPQQEQEQEQEREPEPPVDLEPVDREPVDLEPVDREPVVCHPDLEERLQAWPAELPDEFFELTVDDVRRRLAQLKSERKRLEEAPLVTKAFREAQIKEKLERYPKVALRVLFPDRYVLQGFFRPSETVGDLRDFVRSHLGNPELSFYLFITPPKTVLDDHTRTLFQANLFPAALVHFGAKEPAGVYLEPGLLEHAISLSAADMLVARCMSRVAGSPSPSPAPDPACESEPTAEAGALGPPEPIPGTAQPVKRSLGKVPKWLKLPGTAAGWKAGCCGPVEGGGPGAVAGPLG, from the exons ATGAAGGGCTGCGACCCTGTGGACAAGACTCCAGGAAGCCTGGGCTCGTCGGTGTCGTCCGTGTCGGCTGGCCAGGCGGCCGCCAGCACTTTACTTCCCTTGGAGTCTGGGGAGCTCAGCCGTGGCGACCTGAGCCGTTGGGAGGACGCGGACACCTCAGGGCCCTGCTGCGAGGACACTCAGGAGAAGCAGAGCACGAGGGCGCCCGCACCTGCCCCCTTTGTTCCTTTCTCAGGCGGGGGACAGAGACTGGGGGGCCCTCCTGGGCCCACAAGGCCTCTGACATCATCTTCAGTCACGTTGCCGAAGTCCCTCTCCAGCCCTGGAGTCCCCTCCAAGCCAAAGAAGTCCAAGTCGGGCCAGGATCcccagcaggagcaggagcaggagcaggagcggGAGCCGGAGCCG CCCGTGGACCTGGAGCCCGTGGACCGGGAGCCTGTGGACCTGGAGCCCGTGGACCGGGAGCCTGTGGTGTGCCACCCTGACCTGGAGGAGCGGCTGCAGGCCTGGCCAGCGGAGCTGCCCGACGAGTTCTTTGAGCTGACGGTGGACGACGTGAGAAGGCGCTTGGCCCAGCTCAAGAGTGAGCG GAAGCGCCTGGAAGAAGCACCCTTGGTGACCAAGGCCTTCAGGGAGGCGCAGATAAAGGAGAAGCTGGAGCGCTACCCAAAG GTggctctgagggttctgttcccCGACCGCTACGTCCTACAGGGCTTCTTCCGCCCCAGCGAGACAG TGGGGGACTTGCGAGACTTCGTGAGGAGCCACCTGGGGAACCCCGAGCTGTCGTTTTACCTGT TCATCACCCCTCCAAAAACAGTCCTGGACGACCACACGCGGACCCTCTTTCAG GCAAACCTCTTCCCGGCCGCTCTGGTACACTTCGGAGCCAAGGAGCCGGCAG GTGTCTACCTGGAGCCTGGCCTGCTGGAGCACGCCATCTCCCTATCTGCAGCTGACATGCTGGTGGCCAG GTGCATGTCCAGGGTCGCCGGGTCCCCTTCCCCATCGCCAGCCCCTGACCCTGCATGTGAGTCTGAACCAACTGCTGAGGCGGGGGCACTGGGTCCCCCCGAGCCCATCCCAGGGACGGCCCAGCCTGTGAAGAGGAGCCTGGGCAAGGTGCCCAAGTGGCTGAAGCTTCCGGGTACTGCGGCCGGGTGGAAGGCAGGGTGCTGTGGCCCGGTGGAGGGTGgggggccgggtgctgtggcagGGCCATTGGGCTGA
- the ASPSCR1 gene encoding tether containing UBX domain for GLUT4 isoform X4, with product MKGCDPVDKTPGSLGSSVSSVSAGQAAASTLLPLESGELSRGDLSRWEDADTSGPCCEDTQEKQSTRAPAPAPFVPFSGGGQRLGGPPGPTRPLTSSSVTLPKSLSSPGVPSKPKKSKSGQDPQQEQEQEQEREPEPPVDLEPVDREPVDLEPVDREPVVCHPDLEERLQAWPAELPDEFFELTVDDVRRRLAQLKSERKRLEEAPLVTKAFREAQIKEKLERYPKVALRVLFPDRYVLQGFFRPSETVGDLRDFVRSHLGNPELSFYLFITPPKTVLDDHTRTLFQDSPVPYCCVAHCQGLSGSDRPLPPTHQALPHLDPLKRSSLTNGLAEGGLQVGLARPPVPTAASGQCPLGFCEQLQPGCESWRPRGDGACRPPANLFPAALVHFGAKEPAGVYLEPGLLEHAISLSAADMLVARCMSRVAGSPSPSPAPDPACESEPTAEAGALGPPEPIPGTAQPVKRSLGKVPKWLKLPGTAAGWKAGCCGPVEGGGPGAVAGPLG from the exons ATGAAGGGCTGCGACCCTGTGGACAAGACTCCAGGAAGCCTGGGCTCGTCGGTGTCGTCCGTGTCGGCTGGCCAGGCGGCCGCCAGCACTTTACTTCCCTTGGAGTCTGGGGAGCTCAGCCGTGGCGACCTGAGCCGTTGGGAGGACGCGGACACCTCAGGGCCCTGCTGCGAGGACACTCAGGAGAAGCAGAGCACGAGGGCGCCCGCACCTGCCCCCTTTGTTCCTTTCTCAGGCGGGGGACAGAGACTGGGGGGCCCTCCTGGGCCCACAAGGCCTCTGACATCATCTTCAGTCACGTTGCCGAAGTCCCTCTCCAGCCCTGGAGTCCCCTCCAAGCCAAAGAAGTCCAAGTCGGGCCAGGATCcccagcaggagcaggagcaggagcaggagcggGAGCCGGAGCCG CCCGTGGACCTGGAGCCCGTGGACCGGGAGCCTGTGGACCTGGAGCCCGTGGACCGGGAGCCTGTGGTGTGCCACCCTGACCTGGAGGAGCGGCTGCAGGCCTGGCCAGCGGAGCTGCCCGACGAGTTCTTTGAGCTGACGGTGGACGACGTGAGAAGGCGCTTGGCCCAGCTCAAGAGTGAGCG GAAGCGCCTGGAAGAAGCACCCTTGGTGACCAAGGCCTTCAGGGAGGCGCAGATAAAGGAGAAGCTGGAGCGCTACCCAAAG GTggctctgagggttctgttcccCGACCGCTACGTCCTACAGGGCTTCTTCCGCCCCAGCGAGACAG TGGGGGACTTGCGAGACTTCGTGAGGAGCCACCTGGGGAACCCCGAGCTGTCGTTTTACCTGT TCATCACCCCTCCAAAAACAGTCCTGGACGACCACACGCGGACCCTCTTTCAG GACAGCCCCGTCCCGTACTGCTGTGTTGCCCACTGCCAGGGCCTCTCTGGGAGCGACAGgccccttcctcccacccaccaggccctgccccacCTGGACCCTCTGAAACGTTCCTCGTTGACAAATGGTCTTGCAGAAG GTGGGCTGCAGGTGGGGCTGGCCAGGCCTCCTGTGCCCACAGCGGCCTCTGGGCAGTGTCCCCTGGGCTTCTGTGAGCAGTTGCAGCCTGGGTGTGAATCTTGGAGGCCCCGTGGTGACGGAGCATGCCGTCCGCCT GCAAACCTCTTCCCGGCCGCTCTGGTACACTTCGGAGCCAAGGAGCCGGCAG GTGTCTACCTGGAGCCTGGCCTGCTGGAGCACGCCATCTCCCTATCTGCAGCTGACATGCTGGTGGCCAG GTGCATGTCCAGGGTCGCCGGGTCCCCTTCCCCATCGCCAGCCCCTGACCCTGCATGTGAGTCTGAACCAACTGCTGAGGCGGGGGCACTGGGTCCCCCCGAGCCCATCCCAGGGACGGCCCAGCCTGTGAAGAGGAGCCTGGGCAAGGTGCCCAAGTGGCTGAAGCTTCCGGGTACTGCGGCCGGGTGGAAGGCAGGGTGCTGTGGCCCGGTGGAGGGTGgggggccgggtgctgtggcagGGCCATTGGGCTGA
- the ASPSCR1 gene encoding tether containing UBX domain for GLUT4 isoform X1 has protein sequence MKGCDPVDKTPGSLGSSVSSVSAGQAAASTLLPLESGELSRGDLSRWEDADTSGPCCEDTQEKQSTRAPAPAPFVPFSGGGQRLGGPPGPTRPLTSSSVTLPKSLSSPGVPSKPKKSKSGQDPQQEQEQEQEREPEPPVDLEPVDREPVDLEPVDREPVVCHPDLEERLQAWPAELPDEFFELTVDDVRRRLAQLKSERKRLEEAPLVTKAFREAQIKEKLERYPKVALRVLFPDRYVLQGFFRPSETVGDLRDFVRSHLGNPELSFYLFITPPKTVLDDHTRTLFQLINIGFGRCLGMEEDQCPGLQPTLPLGGPLRALGCCCPVPGDTWLPRQPPSPAVRQLGSSLGASRGGVPGDVPACLPSELAGLREGSLPPWQDSPVPYCCVAHCQGLSGSDRPLPPTHQALPHLDPLKRSSLTNGLAEGGLQVGLARPPVPTAASGQCPLGFCEQLQPGCESWRPRGDGACRPPANLFPAALVHFGAKEPAGVYLEPGLLEHAISLSAADMLVARCMSRVAGSPSPSPAPDPACESEPTAEAGALGPPEPIPGTAQPVKRSLGKVPKWLKLPGTAAGWKAGCCGPVEGGGPGAVAGPLG, from the exons ATGAAGGGCTGCGACCCTGTGGACAAGACTCCAGGAAGCCTGGGCTCGTCGGTGTCGTCCGTGTCGGCTGGCCAGGCGGCCGCCAGCACTTTACTTCCCTTGGAGTCTGGGGAGCTCAGCCGTGGCGACCTGAGCCGTTGGGAGGACGCGGACACCTCAGGGCCCTGCTGCGAGGACACTCAGGAGAAGCAGAGCACGAGGGCGCCCGCACCTGCCCCCTTTGTTCCTTTCTCAGGCGGGGGACAGAGACTGGGGGGCCCTCCTGGGCCCACAAGGCCTCTGACATCATCTTCAGTCACGTTGCCGAAGTCCCTCTCCAGCCCTGGAGTCCCCTCCAAGCCAAAGAAGTCCAAGTCGGGCCAGGATCcccagcaggagcaggagcaggagcaggagcggGAGCCGGAGCCG CCCGTGGACCTGGAGCCCGTGGACCGGGAGCCTGTGGACCTGGAGCCCGTGGACCGGGAGCCTGTGGTGTGCCACCCTGACCTGGAGGAGCGGCTGCAGGCCTGGCCAGCGGAGCTGCCCGACGAGTTCTTTGAGCTGACGGTGGACGACGTGAGAAGGCGCTTGGCCCAGCTCAAGAGTGAGCG GAAGCGCCTGGAAGAAGCACCCTTGGTGACCAAGGCCTTCAGGGAGGCGCAGATAAAGGAGAAGCTGGAGCGCTACCCAAAG GTggctctgagggttctgttcccCGACCGCTACGTCCTACAGGGCTTCTTCCGCCCCAGCGAGACAG TGGGGGACTTGCGAGACTTCGTGAGGAGCCACCTGGGGAACCCCGAGCTGTCGTTTTACCTGT TCATCACCCCTCCAAAAACAGTCCTGGACGACCACACGCGGACCCTCTTTCAG TTGATCAACATTGGATTTGGAAGATGCCTTGGGATGGAGGAGGACCAGTGCCCAGGCCTGCAGCCCACCCTCCCACTGGGAGGCCCCCTAAGAGCCCTGGGATGCTGCTGCCCTGTTCCTGGGGATACGTGGCTTCCCCGCCAGCCACCATCTCCTGCCGTCCGTCAGCTCGGCTCTAGTCTGGGGGCCTCTCGGGGTGGCGTCCCTGGTGacgttcctgcctgcctgccGTCAGAGCTGGCGGGGCTGAGGGAGGGCAGCCTGCCTCCCTGGCAG GACAGCCCCGTCCCGTACTGCTGTGTTGCCCACTGCCAGGGCCTCTCTGGGAGCGACAGgccccttcctcccacccaccaggccctgccccacCTGGACCCTCTGAAACGTTCCTCGTTGACAAATGGTCTTGCAGAAG GTGGGCTGCAGGTGGGGCTGGCCAGGCCTCCTGTGCCCACAGCGGCCTCTGGGCAGTGTCCCCTGGGCTTCTGTGAGCAGTTGCAGCCTGGGTGTGAATCTTGGAGGCCCCGTGGTGACGGAGCATGCCGTCCGCCT GCAAACCTCTTCCCGGCCGCTCTGGTACACTTCGGAGCCAAGGAGCCGGCAG GTGTCTACCTGGAGCCTGGCCTGCTGGAGCACGCCATCTCCCTATCTGCAGCTGACATGCTGGTGGCCAG GTGCATGTCCAGGGTCGCCGGGTCCCCTTCCCCATCGCCAGCCCCTGACCCTGCATGTGAGTCTGAACCAACTGCTGAGGCGGGGGCACTGGGTCCCCCCGAGCCCATCCCAGGGACGGCCCAGCCTGTGAAGAGGAGCCTGGGCAAGGTGCCCAAGTGGCTGAAGCTTCCGGGTACTGCGGCCGGGTGGAAGGCAGGGTGCTGTGGCCCGGTGGAGGGTGgggggccgggtgctgtggcagGGCCATTGGGCTGA
- the CENPX gene encoding centromere protein X isoform X4, translating into MEGAGAGAGFRKELVSRLLHLHFKDDKTKVSGDALQLTAELLKIFVVGESGARAPSGHRVQDSFCVFTAGKPRGVFPSFPQGPKLGFPGPVCQKQQSAGCGRPRQKTRSVWMWSSWRRCSRSCSWTSRDLSRG; encoded by the exons GAGCTGGTGAGCAGGCTGCTGCACCTGCACTTTAAGGATGACAAGACCAAAG TGAGCGGGGACGCGCTGCAGCTCACAGCGGAGTTGCTGAAGATCTTTGTTGTGGGTGAGTCCGGGGCCCGCGCTCCCTCTGGGCACCGCGTCCAGgattctttttgtgttttcacaGCGGGAAAACCAAGAGGTGTTTTCCCCAGTTTCCCACAAGGTCCTAAACTTGGGTTTCCTGGGCCTGTTTGTCAG AAGCAGCAGTCCGCGGGGTGCGGCAGGCCCAGGCAGAAGACGCGCTCCGTGTGGATGTGGAGCAGCTGGAGAAGGTGCTCCCGCAGCTG CTCTTGGACTTCTAGGGATCTCAGCCGTGGCTGA
- the ASPSCR1 gene encoding tether containing UBX domain for GLUT4 isoform X2 — MKGCDPVDKTPGSLGSSVSSVSAGQAAASTLLPLESGELSRGDLSRWEDADTSGPCCEDTQEKQSTRAPAPAPFVPFSGGGQRLGGPPGPTRPLTSSSVTLPKSLSSPGVPSKPKKSKSGQDPQQEQEQEQEREPEPPVDLEPVDREPVDLEPVDREPVVCHPDLEERLQAWPAELPDEFFELTVDDVRRRLAQLKSERKRLEEAPLVTKAFREAQIKEKLERYPKVALRVLFPDRYVLQGFFRPSETVGDLRDFVRSHLGNPELSFYLFITPPKTVLDDHTRTLFQLINIGFGRCLGMEEDQCPGLQPTLPLGGPLRALGCCCPVPGDTWLPRQPPSPAVRQLGSSLGASRGGVPGDVPACLPSELAGLREGSLPPWQDSPVPYCCVAHCQGLSGSDRPLPPTHQALPHLDPLKRSSLTNGLAEGGLQVGLARPPVPTAASGQCPLGFCEQLQPGCESWRPRGDGACRPPANLFPAALVHFGAKEPAGVYLEPGLLEHAISLSAADMLVARCMSRVAGSPSPSPAPDPACESEPTAEAGALGPPEPIPGTAQPVKRSLGKVPKWLKLPASKR; from the exons ATGAAGGGCTGCGACCCTGTGGACAAGACTCCAGGAAGCCTGGGCTCGTCGGTGTCGTCCGTGTCGGCTGGCCAGGCGGCCGCCAGCACTTTACTTCCCTTGGAGTCTGGGGAGCTCAGCCGTGGCGACCTGAGCCGTTGGGAGGACGCGGACACCTCAGGGCCCTGCTGCGAGGACACTCAGGAGAAGCAGAGCACGAGGGCGCCCGCACCTGCCCCCTTTGTTCCTTTCTCAGGCGGGGGACAGAGACTGGGGGGCCCTCCTGGGCCCACAAGGCCTCTGACATCATCTTCAGTCACGTTGCCGAAGTCCCTCTCCAGCCCTGGAGTCCCCTCCAAGCCAAAGAAGTCCAAGTCGGGCCAGGATCcccagcaggagcaggagcaggagcaggagcggGAGCCGGAGCCG CCCGTGGACCTGGAGCCCGTGGACCGGGAGCCTGTGGACCTGGAGCCCGTGGACCGGGAGCCTGTGGTGTGCCACCCTGACCTGGAGGAGCGGCTGCAGGCCTGGCCAGCGGAGCTGCCCGACGAGTTCTTTGAGCTGACGGTGGACGACGTGAGAAGGCGCTTGGCCCAGCTCAAGAGTGAGCG GAAGCGCCTGGAAGAAGCACCCTTGGTGACCAAGGCCTTCAGGGAGGCGCAGATAAAGGAGAAGCTGGAGCGCTACCCAAAG GTggctctgagggttctgttcccCGACCGCTACGTCCTACAGGGCTTCTTCCGCCCCAGCGAGACAG TGGGGGACTTGCGAGACTTCGTGAGGAGCCACCTGGGGAACCCCGAGCTGTCGTTTTACCTGT TCATCACCCCTCCAAAAACAGTCCTGGACGACCACACGCGGACCCTCTTTCAG TTGATCAACATTGGATTTGGAAGATGCCTTGGGATGGAGGAGGACCAGTGCCCAGGCCTGCAGCCCACCCTCCCACTGGGAGGCCCCCTAAGAGCCCTGGGATGCTGCTGCCCTGTTCCTGGGGATACGTGGCTTCCCCGCCAGCCACCATCTCCTGCCGTCCGTCAGCTCGGCTCTAGTCTGGGGGCCTCTCGGGGTGGCGTCCCTGGTGacgttcctgcctgcctgccGTCAGAGCTGGCGGGGCTGAGGGAGGGCAGCCTGCCTCCCTGGCAG GACAGCCCCGTCCCGTACTGCTGTGTTGCCCACTGCCAGGGCCTCTCTGGGAGCGACAGgccccttcctcccacccaccaggccctgccccacCTGGACCCTCTGAAACGTTCCTCGTTGACAAATGGTCTTGCAGAAG GTGGGCTGCAGGTGGGGCTGGCCAGGCCTCCTGTGCCCACAGCGGCCTCTGGGCAGTGTCCCCTGGGCTTCTGTGAGCAGTTGCAGCCTGGGTGTGAATCTTGGAGGCCCCGTGGTGACGGAGCATGCCGTCCGCCT GCAAACCTCTTCCCGGCCGCTCTGGTACACTTCGGAGCCAAGGAGCCGGCAG GTGTCTACCTGGAGCCTGGCCTGCTGGAGCACGCCATCTCCCTATCTGCAGCTGACATGCTGGTGGCCAG GTGCATGTCCAGGGTCGCCGGGTCCCCTTCCCCATCGCCAGCCCCTGACCCTGCATGTGAGTCTGAACCAACTGCTGAGGCGGGGGCACTGGGTCCCCCCGAGCCCATCCCAGGGACGGCCCAGCCTGTGAAGAGGAGCCTGGGCAAGGTGCCCAAGTGGCTGAAGCTTCCGG CCAGCAAGAGGTGA
- the ASPSCR1 gene encoding tether containing UBX domain for GLUT4 isoform X6 produces MKGCDPVDKTPGSLGSSVSSVSAGQAAASTLLPLESGELSRGDLSRWEDADTSGPCCEDTQEKQSTRAPAPAPFVPFSGGGQRLGGPPGPTRPLTSSSVTLPKSLSSPGVPSKPKKSKSGQDPQQEQEQEQEREPEPPVDLEPVDREPVDLEPVDREPVVCHPDLEERLQAWPAELPDEFFELTVDDVRRRLAQLKSERKRLEEAPLVTKAFREAQIKEKLERYPKVALRVLFPDRYVLQGFFRPSETVGDLRDFVRSHLGNPELSFYLFITPPKTVLDDHTRTLFQANLFPAALVHFGAKEPAGVYLEPGLLEHAISLSAADMLVARCMSRVAGSPSPSPAPDPACESEPTAEAGALGPPEPIPGTAQPVKRSLGKVPKWLKLPASKR; encoded by the exons ATGAAGGGCTGCGACCCTGTGGACAAGACTCCAGGAAGCCTGGGCTCGTCGGTGTCGTCCGTGTCGGCTGGCCAGGCGGCCGCCAGCACTTTACTTCCCTTGGAGTCTGGGGAGCTCAGCCGTGGCGACCTGAGCCGTTGGGAGGACGCGGACACCTCAGGGCCCTGCTGCGAGGACACTCAGGAGAAGCAGAGCACGAGGGCGCCCGCACCTGCCCCCTTTGTTCCTTTCTCAGGCGGGGGACAGAGACTGGGGGGCCCTCCTGGGCCCACAAGGCCTCTGACATCATCTTCAGTCACGTTGCCGAAGTCCCTCTCCAGCCCTGGAGTCCCCTCCAAGCCAAAGAAGTCCAAGTCGGGCCAGGATCcccagcaggagcaggagcaggagcaggagcggGAGCCGGAGCCG CCCGTGGACCTGGAGCCCGTGGACCGGGAGCCTGTGGACCTGGAGCCCGTGGACCGGGAGCCTGTGGTGTGCCACCCTGACCTGGAGGAGCGGCTGCAGGCCTGGCCAGCGGAGCTGCCCGACGAGTTCTTTGAGCTGACGGTGGACGACGTGAGAAGGCGCTTGGCCCAGCTCAAGAGTGAGCG GAAGCGCCTGGAAGAAGCACCCTTGGTGACCAAGGCCTTCAGGGAGGCGCAGATAAAGGAGAAGCTGGAGCGCTACCCAAAG GTggctctgagggttctgttcccCGACCGCTACGTCCTACAGGGCTTCTTCCGCCCCAGCGAGACAG TGGGGGACTTGCGAGACTTCGTGAGGAGCCACCTGGGGAACCCCGAGCTGTCGTTTTACCTGT TCATCACCCCTCCAAAAACAGTCCTGGACGACCACACGCGGACCCTCTTTCAG GCAAACCTCTTCCCGGCCGCTCTGGTACACTTCGGAGCCAAGGAGCCGGCAG GTGTCTACCTGGAGCCTGGCCTGCTGGAGCACGCCATCTCCCTATCTGCAGCTGACATGCTGGTGGCCAG GTGCATGTCCAGGGTCGCCGGGTCCCCTTCCCCATCGCCAGCCCCTGACCCTGCATGTGAGTCTGAACCAACTGCTGAGGCGGGGGCACTGGGTCCCCCCGAGCCCATCCCAGGGACGGCCCAGCCTGTGAAGAGGAGCCTGGGCAAGGTGCCCAAGTGGCTGAAGCTTCCGG CCAGCAAGAGGTGA